CGAGCTGGCCGGCGTGCTGGCCTGCCTAGGAGCAGTGGCTTGCTACGGCGTCGCCTTCCCCTACTCCCGGCGCTGCCTCGCCGGCAGCGGGGAAGGGCCAGTGGCGCTGGCCAGCGCGCAGGTGCTGCTGGCCGCGGGCCTGATGCTGCCGGTGCTCGCGATCACCGGCGCGGCCCCGACAGCACCCGTGACACCGACCGTGGTGATCGCGATGCTCGCGCTGGGAGCGCTGGCTCGGGGGTGGCCTACGTGCTGAACTTCCGCATCGTCGCGGCAGCAGGGGCCAGCACCGCCAGCAGCGTCACTTACCTGACCCCGGTGGTTGCTGCGGTAGTGGGGGTGAGCGTGCTGGGTGAGCACGTGCAGTGGAACCAGCCGGTGGGCGCGGTGGTGGTGCTGGTCGGGATCGCCGTCTCTCAGGGGCTGCACCGCGCGGTCGCGGCCCGGATCTCGCGCAGCAACTCCTCGCGCTCGTCCGGGTGAGGATGGTCATCGAGACGACACGACGTCCGTCGACTACAGAGCTCCACTGATCGACGTGCGCGAAGGACGTGTCGGACCTTCTGTTGGCACGCAGTGCAATCCCCGCTGCCGCGGTGGGCGGCGGTCGATGGAACGGCCGGCATCCACTGTCGAAGACGTCACCGTCGACAACCTGCGCCGCTCGTCCGCGGGTGG
The nucleotide sequence above comes from Quadrisphaera sp. RL12-1S. Encoded proteins:
- a CDS encoding EamA family transporter, with product MAYVLNFRIVAAAGASTASSVTYLTPVVAAVVGVSVLGEHVQWNQPVGAVVVLVGIAVSQGLHRAVAARISRSNSSRSSG